From the genome of Cytophagales bacterium WSM2-2:
TGACTGCTAAGACTGTCAAATCGCTCAACTCCTAGTCTACCCTTATCCAGTAAAATGTACTGAACTCTGAATTTTTTCTTGTGGTATATATCCAAAGTTTTGTAGATGAACGCGGAATCAGGTGATTCCACGGTTGCTATTTTTCCCGCCCCCATCGACATGAGAACTTGAACAAATGTGGTAGTATCTGCATCTGCGTCAAAATCTACAAACCGCCAATTAAAACCATCACGTTTCTCAAACAGGAGGTCAACCAATTGTTCAAATGATTCTGCTCTCTGCAATTCAGATTTGATCCTCTCAACATTTTTCTGCGCCTTAAGTGTGCAGCTGAAAATGAACATGCTGAAAATGAGAATGAGTTTCATGATTTATAGATGTTTTGACAAAGCAAACAAACCACCTAACTAATCAATTGACACAGTCTAATTATTGTATGGATGAAAAATCATAGCAGTTGGTGTTGTTCGTTTATCAATGGCATGAAGCGACCACAAGGAATCAGTGTTATTATGTTCCTGGTATGAACATCCGGAAAACAAAAAAGCCATCAGTACGATGGCTTTTTTGAGGTTCCGAGCGGATTCGAACCGCTGTAGGAGCTTTTGCAGAGCTCAGCCTAGCCACTCGGCCACGGAACCTTGTCAGGCGTTAGGGATTATTTATCAGGCCCAATCCAAAAATAGGAGTTGATTACCTAATGCCAATGCCTAACGCCTTTTTAAATTATTCTGCTTTCGGAGTTCCTTTCATTTTCTCCTTCAGCGCGCTCAACGCTTCAAGATCTCCAAGAGTTGATTTCTCAGACTCCTGGTTGATCTTATCGATCGTCTTGCCTTTCGGAGCTGCTTTCTTCTTGGGAGCAGCCGCTGTCTTGTCTTCCTCAGTAGACCACATAGCCTTCAGGCTTAAAGTGATACGTCTGTCATCTTTAGAGAACTCCAGCACTTTGAAGTCGTATGATTCACCAAGTTCAGCTTTAGAACCGTCTTCTTTAGCAAGATTCTTCAGCGAACAGAAGCCTTCGATACCGTATTGCAATTCAATCACAACACCTTTATCATTTTTGCTGATAATGGTTCCTTTGTGTGTAGAACCTGTGGTGAAGATTGTCTCGAAAGTATCCCAAGGGTTTTCTTCGAGGTGCTTGTGGCTCAACGCCAGTCTGCGGTTAACGGCATCCAATTCGAGTACTTGTACTTCGATAGATTCACCCACTTTCGTGAATTCAGAAGGGTGCTTGATTTTCTTGGTCCAGCTCAAATCTGAAACGTGTACCAATCCATCAATACCTTCTTCCAGTTCAATGAACAAGCCGAAGTTAGTCAGGTTGCGAACGATACCCTTGTGACGTGTGCCAACAGCATACTTAGAAAGTACGTCCTGACGAGTCCAAGGATCTTCAGTCAATTGCTTAATGCCAAGGCTCATCTTGCGCTCCGCGCGATCGATGGTGAGCACAACAGCTTGCAACTCATCTCCTACCTTGATAAAGTCTTGCGGGTTGCGCAGGTGTTGTGACCAACTCATTTCTGAAACGTGGATCAAACCTTCTACACCAGGCTGAAGTTCGAGGAATGCGCCATAATCGGCTACGTTCACGATCTTGCCTTTCACTTTTGATCCTACGATCACATCTGCAGACAATGAATCCCAAGGGTGAGCTGTAAGTTGCTTCATGCCCAATGAAATTCTCTTCTTGTCTTCATCAAAATCAAGAACCACCACTTTCACCACCTGATCAAGTTTCAACAACTCTTCCGGATGGTTGATGCGGCCCCACGAGATATCAGTGATATGCAACAATCCGTCTACACCACCAAGATCGATGAACACACCGAAGTTGGTCATGTTCTTGATCACACCTTCCAACACCTGACCTTTTTCAAGGTTAGTGAGGATAGCTGCTTTTTGTTGCTCAAGATCTTTCTCTATCAGCACTTTATGTGATACCACAACGTTGTCGTTGGTGTAGTTGATCTTCACCACTTTCACCTCGATCGCCTTGTTCACATAAATATCGAAATCACGGATAGGCTTAACATCAATTTGAGAACCAGGCAAGAAAGCCTCGATACCAAATACGTCTACAATCAAACCACCTTTGGTTCTGCGTTTCACAAATCCTTCAATGATCTGATCTTTATCCAATGCAGTTTGTACATACTCCCAGCCTTTCACCAGTTTCGCCTTTCTGCGGGAAAGGATCAATTGGCCCATGGTGTTCTCGCGCTCTTCAATGAAGAGGTCAACCAGGTCACCAATTTTAAGGTTGGGCATATCTTTGAATTCAGCCAACGGTACCAAACCGTCTGACTTAAATCCGATGTTTAGAATTACATCGCGGTCGTTGATACCTACCACGGTACCTTGAACCACTTCACTTTCGTTTACAGAAGCAATGGCACCACCGTAAAGGTTGTCCATCTCTTTACGCTGAGCTGAAGAATATCCTTCACCGAAGCCTTTCTTGTCAAACGCTTCCCAATCGAAGCTCTCAAGAGACACATTTGTATTAGAAGCTTTACGGGCAGTTACGTCACGGATTACACGACCAATGCCTTCTTCTTCTTCTCTTTTCTTTTGTGCTTTAAAAGCTGCCAATTCATCTTCCTGGAGTTCAGCTTCTGCGGTTTTTACATCCACATTAACTTCAGCACCTTTAGCAGTCAGTGCTTTTTTTGCCAGACCTTCTGCCTTGGATTTTGAATCCTTTGGAGCGTCTTTTTGAATTTTTGCCATAAAATCTGCCCTTGGTCACATGCTGCGGACGGGCATTACCGCAGCAAATTTGGTTTTACATTGCTGTTTATTAAGCTAAACAGCCCCGCTGGTTTCAGCAGGGCTGCAAAGGTAAGGATTTTTCGCAAAATGAGCTTATTGCACGTCTTCCGGTTTTAAAGTGCCGACAGCATAGTCTACAAGCACTTTTTGGAACAATAACCGGTATTCTGCTTGCGCTTTGTCTGTTTGAGCCTGAACAAATACCCGGTTGGCGTTAGCAAAATCGACAAAGTTTGTCACGCCAAGTCTATAGCGCTCGGTTTCATACTGAAGTGCTAGTTCAGCAGCAGTATATTGATCAATACTTACGGCATAACTTTTTTTAGCTCCCTCATAATTTTTAACTGCTCGGATCACTTCATTTTTTATTTGAAACTCAACATTCTTACGTGTCAAGATGGCATTTTCATAAAGCACTTTTTGCTGCATATAAGCTGTGCGATTTTGCAGCCCGTTGAAAACAGGAATCTGAAGCTGGAATCCGTACTGTTTGTACACGTTGTTCACTTTGAATTGCTCTGAGAAGGGTCTGGGTACGCTTT
Proteins encoded in this window:
- a CDS encoding 30S ribosomal protein S1, yielding MAKIQKDAPKDSKSKAEGLAKKALTAKGAEVNVDVKTAEAELQEDELAAFKAQKKREEEEGIGRVIRDVTARKASNTNVSLESFDWEAFDKKGFGEGYSSAQRKEMDNLYGGAIASVNESEVVQGTVVGINDRDVILNIGFKSDGLVPLAEFKDMPNLKIGDLVDLFIEERENTMGQLILSRRKAKLVKGWEYVQTALDKDQIIEGFVKRRTKGGLIVDVFGIEAFLPGSQIDVKPIRDFDIYVNKAIEVKVVKINYTNDNVVVSHKVLIEKDLEQQKAAILTNLEKGQVLEGVIKNMTNFGVFIDLGGVDGLLHITDISWGRINHPEELLKLDQVVKVVVLDFDEDKKRISLGMKQLTAHPWDSLSADVIVGSKVKGKIVNVADYGAFLELQPGVEGLIHVSEMSWSQHLRNPQDFIKVGDELQAVVLTIDRAERKMSLGIKQLTEDPWTRQDVLSKYAVGTRHKGIVRNLTNFGLFIELEEGIDGLVHVSDLSWTKKIKHPSEFTKVGESIEVQVLELDAVNRRLALSHKHLEENPWDTFETIFTTGSTHKGTIISKNDKGVVIELQYGIEGFCSLKNLAKEDGSKAELGESYDFKVLEFSKDDRRITLSLKAMWSTEEDKTAAAPKKKAAPKGKTIDKINQESEKSTLGDLEALSALKEKMKGTPKAE